AGAACCTAGATGGTGCAAAGATAGAGCTATTACAATGTGATGTGAGTGATAGATTTTAGTATTTCAATATATTTGTCTGTAAATTAttgtatttttaattttatatttaatgttATTGAAAAAAGAAAGCGTTTAAATACAGAGTTGTTGTGGTGACTATTAagaataaaatatagaaaaaaagaagagaaaaataCCCCTAAGTACGCATTGTATTTTTAATGGCGGAGTTGTATTTTTTTAGTTAAATCTTGTAATTACAAAAATATCCCCTACATTCACATTAAAAATTTCTTTATACTCATCTAAGAGCGCtcaaaaaagaaatagaaaagttTTTGATGAGAACCAAGTCGgccaaaaaaaataaaaaattcatgAACTGATTTTTTCAAACTCTAAATGGACCACTCATGTTTATAAGACTTGAGCATCATAATGGGCTTGAACACCCAACCTCAAAACAAAACCCAATCCTATTAACAAATCAGAAATATCTGAGCCCAGCCGTGAGATCTAGGGCAAATAAATGATCAAAGGGTTTTATTTGAAGCACAACACTACTAGTTCTCCTCAACAGCCTCCACAACAAAACTCTCCTGTCCATCACAACACAACTAACCAAGATGGTTCAGCGTTTAACATACCGCAAGCGCCATAGCTATGCCACCAAGTCCAACCAGCACAGAATTGTCAAAACTCCTGGTAACCCGCTTTTGTTAATTTTATCTATAGACACAGtttttgtatgtatatgtgtaaaGATTTACCATTTTTTGGTTAAAATGTAGGTGGGAAATTGGTGTATCAGACCACTAAGAAGAGAGCTAGTGGACCCAAATGCCCTGTTACTGGCAAGAGAATCCAAGGGGTACtttattttctttcatttttatTTATGTTTAGTATCTTTAATTATGTTTTGAAAATCATGACTTTTATGAAGCttttgttttgtgttttttagttttgtaattcttgtttagtGTATGTGCTCTGAGTTTCGAGTAATAAAAATTGAATCTTTAGGAAAGTGGTTCGTCTTAAGACCAGAAAATACAATATGGCTAGTAGTTTGGCTGGTTTTTTCCGATGGGAAACAAATTATTTCGATAATGTGTTGCAAATTTACCGAAAACAATTTTTACAAGGCAAAACCGTTCATTTCATCAGAATTACTTTTGAAGGGTTTTCATAATTCTTATCAAATAtgtgtgtacaatgtttaaacTTGTGTTATACGTGGTCACAACTCACACCTTGACTGCTGCTCATCTGCCCTGTTACGGGGTGTTCAAGGTCCAAATCAAAGGGAGTGAAGTCAGCCTAGTTTAAAGATCCATTATTCTATTAAGCCCACCTATAATAAAAAATTGTAATTCACAGACATTCACAAGTTTTAACCCTCTATATTTTTCAATGGACTGGAAAAAAAACCACCAAGGCAGTGGTAACTTGGTTTAATATTTGTACAAGCGTGTgttaaattattattaataaaggGTCTAATATTTTATGATGGGCTGATTTCCATCTATTAAATAATTAGAAGTTATATGAAACGTGGTTTTCGAATCTCGACCTTTGTAGATGAAGTTAAGGTAATACTTTTATACAAAAGTCCGCTATGTTTCTCGTAGACGTGCATCTTTGGTTAAGGTTGACGTATTGGTGAAGATCCTCGGTGTTGGATATGCTTCAACGAGAAATGCTGTTCTGATATATCTTCTGTACTTGCCAGAAAGATACATTCTAAGAAGGGTTATGTAAATGTTTCTATTATGGTATATTGCTATGGTTACAATTAAATTGTGATTGAAGATTATAATTCTGTTAAAGTTTTGTGGAATTGATCTTATAAGTGAGACGGAAATGATATTAAAGTACAATCAAGGTTGAAATGTAATAAAACAAGAACAGAGTATGAAATATATTTCCTTCAAAATTAAGATTAGGAAATGATATAGTACTTTTTGCAGTTTTACCTATGTCAGATAATGATTATATTTTAGAATGACTGATTTGTATGTCTACTCTGTAAGTTTCTCACCTTAGTGATCTTGTACGAGTCCCATGGTTATTGTTAGTTCAATAAGGGACAAGACATGTAAAAGGGACTATTAGCTTACTTGCAGTGTTCCCCTTCTAATTCATTGTGGTGCTTGACAATGTTAACATGGCTTTTAGTTGTTGCTAATGCTGTGTCTTTAATTGTTTTCTGAGAGCGGTCTCTCTAATCTTATTTGGCCTGATTCTTGATTGTGGAATCATATCTGCAGTACTGTCACATTGTATGCTGTATCCTATGTTGGATGCTCTGTATAATCATGTTTCTTTTTTTTATGCAGATTCCTCATTTAAGGCCTGCCGAGTATAAGAGATCTAGACTGTCTAGGAACCGAAGGACTGTTAACCGTGCCTATGGTGGTGTATTATCTGGAGGGGCTGTGAGAGAGAGGTAGGATACTTGCATGCATTTGGATACCATTCTTCTTTAGTTTTACATTTCTTTATGGATATATTAGTTCACTTTGACTTACTTTGGCTCGGGTTTCTATTAGGATCATTCGAGCTTTCTTGGTTGAGGAACAAAAGATTGTGAAGAAGGTTTTGAAGATTCAGAAGTTGAAAGAGAAGGTGTCAGCAAAAAGCTAAGTGGGTGCACAGCCTAATCTTAAAGTGTTAACGTGCTTGCGAAATTTTGTCTTGAACAGTCTACAAGTCATGTTATTTTGTTATTGTTTTATGTGACAATTATGTGGAACTTGATGAGGAATTCTTTTTTAAAGTTTTAAAATTTGGTTTGGTCATATTCTAAAGTTCCAATTTGTCCAGAGTACACATCTAAGCCTAACATGACATTAGGCTGACTGGCTCATTTTTATACGAGTAATTGCAATGCTCAATGTTCAATTGCTCTTGGCAACTGATCTGATGGCTATCAAAAAAATTGTAAATTTGTTGACCAAGACAAGCATTGTGAAGTTTTCTGGGGTCTGTGTTCTCAGATGTCTGTCTGCTGTATTAATCATACATGTTGATTTTAGATTCACGTGTTAGGAAAATGCATCACTCTCAAGTTGGCGGctgagtttcatatatctgtTTCTATTTAGTAGCTTTATTTTTTCGATAGTGGGAGGACTTTCGCTATTTCTGCTTGTTTAGTCTCTTTTCCTTGCGTAGCGGTTGATTGAATATGCAATGTTGTTTGACTGACGCTACGTTTTACTTTGCTCAACTAGTTTCACTTGAGTAGGTAGTAGTATGTTTTAATAGTTTACATCAGGTTAAGTTAATGCTATGATGGTATTATGTATATGTGCCTATCAGCTTATAAATCCAATCCACAGCTCTATCTTATGTAATTTACAATTAAAATTGACTAGTAATTTGTCTACAGTCAATTCGTATTGTACATATACTGATATACTGAACTGATAGACAGTAGTCCATCTACTAATCTTTTTGATTATAGTCTAGATTATTACATAGTCGATAATCTGTGCATTGCATCACTTGGTCACTATTGCCCTTCTAAAATGGCGATACTTCAGTCCTCAGCTAGCAGTCAGCCATATGGTCGTTTCATAACATGGATGATATTAACAGTAGAAGTTACGGGGCATAGAAATTGGTAACATTTCTGTCTACAGGAAAAAGAATTTCAACTCCCCTGCTTTTCCTTTAATTAAAAATAGTTACTTGAGACGCCAGCTTACATGATATCAGTGTAGAGAATTTTTCCCCATATTTTGTATAAACTTGGTATTTTTGTTTCTATTCTTTTGTCATGTTACTTGGCACTAAAAGAAAAAAAGAACAGAAATGCCAGGCTGAAAGACACATTTCAAACGTTATAGTAAGATATAGAATTACATCTTCAAATGTTACATATGTGATCATCAGTGTAGTAAAAGTGTGTCTAGACAGGATTGCAGAGTGCAAAATCCAATTTTAAACACCATTCTTCCGAATTGCTTAAAGAGAAAAAAACTGTCAGCGGAGAAATTGTAGTTACTAACTATAACTTGCTATTTGACAGAGGGCTAGAGTGCTCTGTGCTTTTGTTGCTACCGAGTCTGAATTTTGGAAATTGGAACTGGGGGACAGTAATTGAATGGGAGAGGGCTGTGCTCAAATTAATGTGATTAATGGTTAAACAGATAACAAGTTTATTAATTATTAGTCAAACAGTTTTTCTATTTTTCTAGTGTGTGCCCAAGGAAATTTTGACAACTTATCTCTTCTTCTCCGCTTTAAATGCATATTTCGTTTAGTTGACCATGtcaattttaattttgttttaccctgattttatattatatttttttaactgACCAacatttattattttgttttaaaacGATACCGTAAATTCAACTAACAATATTAAGTTTTTCTTTTATCCCGGATCAGTGTTACAATTTTCTTAAAGACATATCTTAATCTTTTTTTTAATACATATTTTAATCCAACGGGCATGTTTGGCTGATTGCTTATAAGTCAGCTTACGATTTATAAGTCCGGAACAACTTATTGTGACTGTTTGTCGACCCAATTTATAAGTTTAATTTACAATTTATAAGCCGATTAATTtaaatgttagtaacgacgtactttttcttaatttatttttatttatatattttttattaatatgaAGTACCTAAAAGAGGACGGTCCCAGTAGTGCTTGCGCGAAATCCAATAATACAGGTAAATTTtgataaattaatatttttggatcggaaaaaattattaattaattgaaatattatttaattaataaattaattatttattaatttattgatATATATCATATTTACAAAGGTTAGTGATTGGCGCCATGAAAAAACGGTtaaatgataaataaataattaacaatGTCATGAAAATGACAGTATCGAGCTGGAGCCGGTCTCACCAAAGGACGTGGTGAAACAACAATGATATTGTATACTTTTCTTATGCAAAAATGCAACATGTATATACTAGACCACAGCTACATAAATACACTAAGGACACCTCAATTTCGAAAGTAAACAATTTATATTAGATTCTCATTTTAAAAGTACATTTcggaataaatatataattttgatataatatgattaataattcatACTCCCTCCGTactattaatttttttatattggGGGACAGAGATCAATACGTATTTTAAACTCCCGTAAAACATGGTTTTctaaaaaattttaaatatattttttaaataaaaatataatgtttaatattttatacggaaaaataaaattttaaagatAAATTATATAACTATCCTCTTTGTTACAAGTTCGAAtctcacgggaggagaatttatgattatgcctaaTGAGTCAGAACTTGTCGCTTAAACACGGTTTACCTCGATTCACGTGGTTTGCAGACTATTGCGTGAGTCTGTAAGATTTACCCAGTGTACATCCGTAAATTAGCGGTTGCGAATTATACTTAATATAAAAAAAGTATATAAAGAATACCGTGAGACGGAGGGAATATATTATATggaaattatatattttaataaaagttATTATGTTAAAAATTTAgcgaattattaatttatattaagaCTCCGATACCATTACTGTTATTAATTAATCAAGTtgtgcgcacccgaagggtagcggctgcgggttacctacgataaaaaaaaaatcaagttTATTAATTTACCGTGGTTTAACCTAAGAAACCCCACAACGTTTGTTCTTGACTTGTAGAACGACGTACTGGTGCCGGTATTATCCGCCAGACTCCACCTCAAGTTAGTTCACACTTCACAATGAACAACTTAGTCAATTGATACACGTACGATTTGAGAGAATTTTGTTTATCGATTAAGCGTGTTAAATTTTTTGGATTTGTCGtttgattaatttttaatattttaattaaaataacatttaaataattaggattttaagtaagaataattttatattttcaGCAAGTACCGCATGGTTATCAAATTTTTAATTTGTcatctattataatataatatagataatACAATATTTCTAAGAGTCTAAAATACACATATAAAGAATACAGTTAGAGTTGAGATATaataaaatatcataaaaaattgGATCCATTTCTAAAATAATATTGTTAAAGAATATACTATGACTCTTTGGAATTGCTATAATATCCTTATTTTCGAGAAGCTCAGATTTTAATCAACATGAGTACTTACTTCGGCCATATAACATCTTTCCAAACACTAATTCAAATTTTCACTTATATATCATAAAATAGTCGTGAAATTCTTGGGTCttacaataatatttttataacataataaatttaataacaatttgaa
This sequence is a window from Apium graveolens cultivar Ventura chromosome 9, ASM990537v1, whole genome shotgun sequence. Protein-coding genes within it:
- the LOC141687249 gene encoding large ribosomal subunit protein eL34, which gives rise to MVQRLTYRKRHSYATKSNQHRIVKTPGGKLVYQTTKKRASGPKCPVTGKRIQGIPHLRPAEYKRSRLSRNRRTVNRAYGGVLSGGAVRERIIRAFLVEEQKIVKKVLKIQKLKEKVSAKS